A window from Solanum stenotomum isolate F172 chromosome 7, ASM1918654v1, whole genome shotgun sequence encodes these proteins:
- the LOC125869699 gene encoding uncharacterized protein LOC125869699 codes for MAAPWPFVEWGMDVIRPIEPKSSNGHQFILVAVDYFTKWVETITFKAVTKKAVVDFVHSNIICRFGIPRTIITDNAANLNSNLMKEVCEQFKIVHHNSTPYRPKANGAVEAANKNIKKIPRKMVQGTRQWHEKLPFALLGYHTTVCTSIGATPYLLVYGTEAVIPADRS; via the coding sequence ATGGCCGCTCCTTGGCCCTTTGTTGAATGGGGAATGGATGTCATCAGACCAATTGAGCCAAAATCTTCTAATGGACATCAATTTATTTTGGTCGCAGTCGATTACTTTACTAAATGGGTGGAGACAATCACTTTCAAGGCAGTCACTAAGAAGGCGGTCGTGGATTTTGTCCATTCAAACATCATTTGTCGTTTTGGTATCCCAAGAACTATTATCACAGATAATGCTGCAAACCTTAATAGCAATTTGATGAAGGAGGTATGTGAGCAGTTCAAAATTGTGCATCACAATTCTACTCCATACCGACCAAAGGCCAACGGAGCTGTGGAGGCagccaacaagaatatcaaaaagATTCCCAGGAAAATGGTTCAAGGCACTAGACAATGGCATGAGAAGCTGCCTTTTGCACTTTTAGGATATCACACAACAGTGTGCACCTCGATTGGTGCAACTCCTTATTTGCTGGTGTATGGGACTGAGGCTGTGATACCAGCGGATCGAAGTTGA